The Camelina sativa cultivar DH55 chromosome 18, Cs, whole genome shotgun sequence DNA window AAGATGCATTAAGGATGACAAAACAATCTCTGCTCGTCCTGCACCATTAATCACATGTAGGATTTGTCTGAAATCTCCCCCAAAAACAACCACCTTACCACCAAAAGGCTTCTTGCATCCTTTTCCAATACAGTTATTCAGGCTTCTATCCAAATTCTTAAAACAATACTTGCTCATCATTGGAGCTTCATCCCATATAATTAGGGAAGCCACATCCATTAGATTTGCAACATCATCATTAGGATTCATGTTACATGATGTACTATCATCAAGAGTGATTTTTATTCGAAACCTGGAATGTGCTGTCTTGCCACTAGGAAGTAAAAGAGACGCAATTCCACTTGAAGCTGTATCAATGACAATCATTCCCTTATACCTAACACCCGCAGATAAAGTCTTCCAGATGAATGTTTTACGTCTGCCACCAGATCCGTAAACGAAAAACACTCCTCTTTTGTCATTCAATACATCATCCAAAATCTCATCATAAATTCCTTTCTGCTCCGAAGTTAACATCTTAACCCATTtatcatgattttgtttttcctcctCCTTGTTGTATTTCATCTCTTCTACAATCAAATGATTGGAATTATCAATTGTTTCTCTTGACGGCTGAGGCGTCTTTTCAATGGTAGATAATGACCCACCACTCATCAACATTACCTTCTCTATTTCAATCAAAGTATAATTCCTTTTGTCGGCATCTGTTAGGTTTAAATCTGCAAatgttcaaccaaaaaaatgagGAAAATCAACACATAATAATCTTAGATTGAAGTGGAATTATACTTCTATTGAAATAATCTTAGATTGTgtctttataataatataaagatcttattaaaaaaaaaaaaaacaaagcagaaTAGTCTAATACAAACCTGGATTGTTAtattcttatcttttctttgtctcaATGTCTTCAGAAAGATGTATCAATGTTTCTTCCCAAACATGTTCTGGTTGTGATAGATAATCTGACAAAATCATATTCGCAAATAGATTACGTAGCTGAGGACCGAAACACCACTGCGATGCATCCACAATGCTGTTTATAAAGATCTGATCATCATCTAGAATACCCCTTGCAAAACATGCTTCTTTATACGTTTTATAAACTACACCCTTGTAAGTTTTTAAATCGTCAAACTATTTAGGTCCACGAACTATATTTAAGAGGATTCTCATGAAATACTCAGGCTCCATTCGTCTTGGAACATAGTCAATCCTACCAAGTGAAAACCCTCTCTTCCTAGCATTccattgttttttatttccctGCCAAGTAAAGTGAGCTGGTATCTGGGCATAAAGATACTGATTAGCATCAGGGTTGATAGTATTCAAGTAGAACCAAGCTGTCAATTGTGAATCCTCATTGACAACCTTCTCATTGACAGCCTTATTCAATTTACCTTCCTACAAATATATAAGAAGTAATTACGCATTATGGAATCTAATGAATGTGCTATATTGTAATAAACAAATTAgacaatatatacaaaatttaccTTATTGTACTCAATGATTTCTGCAATTGTTCTTCTTtcgaaatatttgtaaaattcaGCCTTCAACACAACTTTTTCCTCCTTAGGTACAGATTCTTTGATTGTCAAGGCAAGCCCATCCTTAGGCAGACTATTAAACCCAAATGTGTTGTGTAAAACAGTATATTAGAAGCTTACAATGTCACATAATAATAACTTACTTTGtagaaatataattataactTACTTTTCACAAAACTCTACAATCTGAGGCAAATATGGGGNaaaaaaaaaaaacaaagcagaaTAGTCTAATACAAACCTGGATTGTTAtattcttatcttttctttgtctcaATGTCTTCAGAAAGATGTATCAATGTTTCTTCCCAAACATGTTCTGGTTGTGATAGATAATCTGACAAAATCATATTCGCAAATAGATTACGTAGCTGAGGACCGAAACACCACTGCGATGCATCCACAATGCTGTTTATAAAGATCTGATCATCATCTAGAATACCCCTTGCAAAACATGCTTCTTTATACGTTTTATAAACTACACCCTTGTAAGTTTTTAAATCGTCAAACTATTTAGGTCCACGAACTATATTTAAGAGGATTCTCATGAAATACTCAGGCTCCATTCGTCTTGGAACATAGTCAATCCTACCAAGTGAAAACCCTCTCTTCCTAGCATTccattgttttttatttccctGCCAAGTAAAGTGAGCTGGTATCTGGGCATAAAGATACTGATTAGCATCAGGGTTGATAGTATTCAAGTAGAACCAAGCTGTCAATTGTGAATCCTCATTGACAACCTTCTCATTGACAGCCTTATTCAATTTACCTTCCTACAAATATATAAGAAGTAATTACGCATTATGGAATCTAATGAATGTGCTATATTGTAATAAACAAATTAgacaatatatacaaaatttaccTTATTGTACTCAATGATTTCTGCAATTGTTCTTCTTtcga harbors:
- the LOC104763520 gene encoding ATP-dependent DNA helicase PIF4-like, coding for MLMSGGSLSTIEKTPQPSRETIDNSNHLIVEEMKYNKEEEKQNHDKWVKMLTSEQKGIYDEILDDVLNDKRGVFFVYGSGGRRKTFIWKTLSAGVRYKGMIVIDTASSGIASLLLPSGKTAHSRFRIKITLDDSTSCNMNPNDDVANLMDVASLIIWDEAPMMSKYCFKNLDRSLNNCIGKGCKKPFGGKVVVFGGDFRQILHVINGAGRAEIVLSSLMHLIYGSIARY